GCCGCAAGGCGAAGTATAGGGGCTGACGCCTGCCCGGTGCTGGAAGGTTAAGAGGAGGGGTTATCCCTTACGGGAGAAGCTCTGAATTGAAGCCCCAGTAAACGGCGGCCGTAACTATAACGGTCCTAAGGTAGCGAAATTCCTTGTCGGGTAAGTTCCGACCCGCACGAAAGGCGTAACGATTTGGGCACTGTCTCAACCATAGACTCGGTGAAATTATAGTACCTGTGAAGATGCAGGTTACCCGCGACAGGACGGAAAGACCCCGTGGAGCTTTACTGCAGCTTGATATTGAATTTTGGTACAGCTTGTACAGGATAGGTAGGAGCCTGAGAAGCCGGAGCGCTAGCTTCGGTGGAGGCGTCGGTGGGATACTACCCTGGCTGTATTGAAATTCTAACCTAGAGCCGTGATCCGGCTCGGAGACAGTGTCAGGTGGGCAGTTTGACTGGGGCGGTCGCCTCCTAAAGAGTAACGGAGGCGCCCAAAGGTTCCCTCAGAATGGTTGGAAATCATTCGAAGAGTGTAAAGGCATAAGGGAGCTTGACTGCGAGACCTACAAGTCGAGCAGGGACGAAAGTCGGGCTTAGTGATCCGGTGGTTCCGCATGGAAGGGCCATCGCTCAACGGATAAAAGCTACCCCGGGGATAACAGGCTTATCTCCCCCAAGAGTCCACATCGACGGGGAGGTTTGGCACCTCGATGTCGGCTCATCGCATCCTGGGGCTGTAGTCGGTCCCAAGGGTTGGGCTGTTCGCCCATTAAAGCGGTACGCGAGCTGGGTTCAGAACGTCGTGAGACAGTTCGGTCCCTATCCGTCGTGGGCGCAGGAAATTTGAGAGGAGCTGTCCTTAGTACGAGAGGACCGGGATGGACACACCGCTGGTGTACCAGTTGTTCTGCCAAGAGCATGGCTGGGTAGCTATGTGTGGAAGGGATAAGTGCTGAAAGCATCTAAGCATGAAGCCCCCCTCAAGATGAGATTTCCCATAGCGTTAAGCTAGTAAGACCCCTGAGAGACGATCAGGTTGATAGGTCAGAGGTGGAAGCGTGGTGACACGTGGAGCTGACTGATACTAATCGGTCGAGGACTTAACTAACAAGTTTGATGATGACATTATCTAGTTTTGAAGGTACAAAAATTATTATAAAAAACTTCAAAAAGTTATTGACTTTTTAAAGAAATTTGATATAATAATTAATGTCTTAAAGAAAATGAATCAAGTGATGATAGCGAAGAGGTCACACCCGTTCCCATACCGAACACGGCAGTTAAGCTCTTCAGCGTCGATGGTAGTTGGGGGTTTCCCCCTGTGAGAGTAGAACGTCGCTTGGTTTTAAGATTATTCCGCAGTAGCTCAGTGGTAGAGCACTCGGCTGTTAACCGAGTGGTCGTAGGTTCGAACCCTACCTGCGGAGCCATTTTCAACTTAATGCTTCCATAGCTCAGCAGGCAGAGTACTTCCATGGTAAGGAAGAGGTCACCGGTTCGAGCCCGGTTGGAAGCTTAGGAAAAATTGTACTGGCCCGTTGGTCAAGCGGTTAAGACACCGCCCTTTCACGGCGGTAACACGGGTTCGAGTCCCGTACGGGTCACCATTTATTTTACGGAGGATTAGCTCAGCTGGGAGAGCACCTGCCTTACAAGCAGGGGGTCGGCGGTTCGAGCCCGTCATCCTCCACCATTTAATTTAATAAATACCGGAGGGGTAGCGAAGTGGCTAAACGCGGCGGACTGTAAATCCGCTCCCTGTGGGTTCGGCGGTTCGAATCCGTCCCCCTCCACCATTTATTGTTGGGCTATAGCCAAGCGGTAAGGCAACGGATTTTGATTCCGTCATGCCCTGGTTCGAATCCAGGTAGCCCAGCCATTTTTTTTTATTTTATCGTAATTTTATTGCGAGCCATTAGCTCAGTAGGTAGAGCATCTGACTTTTAATCAGAGGGTCGAAGGTTCGAATCCTTCATGGCTCACTCTTTTTTTTTATGTGCGGAAGTAGTTCAGTGGTAGAATACAACCTTGCCAAGGTTGGGGTCGCGGGTTCGAGCCCCGTCTTCCGCTCCATTCGCATATACATAAATAGTGGGGCCTTAGCTCAGCTGGGAGAGCGCCTGCCTTGCACGCAGGAGGTCAGCGGTTCGATCCCGCTAGGCTCCACCAATATACATAAAGTTAAACCTTAGTCAAATGACTAAGGTTTTTTGTTGTATATAATCATATGATATAGTATCTCAAAAGCCAAAAATGCATATGTATACAAAAAAATGTCGAGTTGACCCATTTGTTTCAAAAGATTTAAACTATTAATATAATTAATAACTTTAACAGTCAAAAAATTATATTTTTTCAAAAACAAGTAAGCGTTTTCTTTTATGAATTTCAATAGATGGGGGAAATAAAAATGTTAAAAGATATTTCAATTATTGGAGTACCACTAGATTTAGGACAAACTAGACGTGGAGTAGATATGGGGCCAAGTGCAATTAGATATGCACAATTACACGAACGTATTGAAAGAATGTCTTATCAAGTAGAAGACTTAGGTGATATTTTAGTAGAACGTACACCAGTTATAGAAGATAATTCAGAACATAATTTAAAGAACTTAAAATCTGTAAAAGAAACATGTGAAAAGCTTGCTGCTGAAGTAGATGAAGTTATTAAAAGAAACAGAATGCCACTAGTACTTGGCGGTGATCATAGTATCGCAATCGGTACATTAGCAGGTGTATCAAAACATTATAATAATCTAGGATTAATTTGGTTTGATGCACATGGAGATTTAAATACTGCTGAAACATCACCTTCTGGTAATATTCATGGTATGTCATTAGCTGTTTCTTTAGGTCATGGTCACGATTTATTAACGAAAATAGGTGGATACTTCCCTAAAGTAAAACCAGAGAACGTGATCATTATTGGCGCACGTGATCTTGATGAAGGCGAAAGAGCAATTATTAAAGAACTAGGAATTAAAGTTTATACAATGCATGAAATTGATAAATTAGGAATGACAAAAGTAATGGAAGAAAGCATTGACCACTTAAAAGGTTGTGATGGTGTACACTTATCTTTAGATCTTGATGGTCTAGATCCAATTCACGTTCCTGGAGTAGGTACACCTGTTCCTGGAGGTATCACTTATAGAGAAGGTCACTTAGCGATGGAAATGTTATCTGATGCTGATATCATTACTTCAATTGAATTCGTAGAAGTTAATCCAATCTTAGACGAAAGAAATAGAACAGCAATCGTAGCCGTTGCATTAATAGGCTCATTATTAGGTGAGAAGTTACTTTAATTATTTCAAAAATAAAAAAGCTAGCATTCGCTAGCTTTTTTGCATGCTGTTGAAAAACTACTTGTCAATTAATTATCAAATTTTCGTAAAAGGAGTAGAGTGATGTTGATTTCCATTACAGGATGCTCGCTTTCCATGGGGCGAGACCTGAGCCTCCTCGGCAAGCCGAGGCCACTGAAAAAGTCCTTGTGATTAAAAAAAGTGAAGGCTTTCTCGATTTCATCGAGGAAGCCTTCACTTTTTTCTTGTATAATTGTTGTATCAAGTAACGGTGGTGTATCGAATGATCTCAAATCAAGAATCTTTTACTCTCAGTCCTTTCATGGCTTTATACGATTTAATTGTTCCGAAAGATAATATACTTCGTCAAATAAATGAATTAGTAGATTTTACGTTTGTTTTAGAAGAATTAAAAAATAAATATTGCCTTGATAACGGCCGGAATGCAGTGCCGCCTATTCGTATGTTCAAATATTTGTTACTAAAATCGATCTTTGATTTATCAGATGTTGATGTTGTTGAACGATCAAAGTATGATATGTCTTTTAAATATTTTCTTGATATGGCTCCGGAAGAATCAGTGATCAATTCAAGTTCTTTAACGAAATTTCGTAAGCTTCGTTTAAAAGATGTTGAATTATTAGACATGTTGATCAATAAAACAGTCGAAATCGCACTTGAAAAAGAACTAATTAAAAGTACTTCCATTATAGTTGATGCAACTCATACAAGATCGCGATATAATCAAAAATCACCAAAAGAATTTTTAATGGAAAAGTCAAAGCTTCTTCGAAAAGCTGTTTATCAAATCAATGAGGGAATGAGAGGAAAATTCCCACAAAAGCCAACAACGAATGATTTAATCGATGAAATTAAATATAGTCAAAAAGTCATCCAATCTGTGGAAAAAGAAGAATCAATCCGTGAATATCCAAAAGTCAAAGAAAAACTAAACTATCTAAAAGAAATTGTAGAAGATTACGAGGGCAACCTAGAATTTTCACATGATCCTGACGCAAAAACTGGTCACAAATCAGCTGATACCTCATTCTTTGGTTATAAAACACATATTGCGATGAACGAAGAGCGTCTTATTACAGCTGCATTGGTTACTACTGGTGAAAAAAATGATGGAAAGTACCTACAAACATTGATTGAAAAAAGTTGTGAAACAGGAATGGAAATTGATACAGTCATTGGTGATACAGCTTATTCAGAGATTGATAATCTTCAATACGTAAATGAAAATGAATTAAAATTAGTTTCGAAATTAAACCCAACGATTACACATGGAACACGTAAAAAAGAAGATGAATTTCAATATAATAAGGATGCGGGTATGTACGTTTGCAAGGCAGGTCATATGGCAATCCGAAAAAGAAGACAAGAAAGAAAAAATCAGAAAAAAAATCCGCGAGATATGTATTACTTTGATATTGAAAAATGTAAAAAATGTCCCTTTAAAGATGGATGTTACAAAGAAGGTGCCAAAAGTAAATCATATAGTGTAACAATTAAATCAACTGAACACAAAGAGCATGCACAATTTCAAGAAAGCGAATATTTCAAAGAGAAATCAAAAGAACGCTATAAAATTGAAGCAAAAAATAGTGAATTAAAACACAGACACGGGTACAATGTAGCAAATTCCACGGGTCTATTAGGCATGGAAATGCAAGGGGCAATGGCCATATTCGCAGTTAATTTAAAACGAATACTGACCTTAATGAAGGAAGAAAAATAAAAATGTATAAAGGAAAAGGCGATTTTCCGTTCAATTCTGAACGAAAAATCGCCTTTTTTAGATCATATATAGATTACAGTAAATAAAATTGACTGTTTTTCAGTGGCCTCGGCAAGCCTGCGGGGTCTCAGCCTTCCCGCTTATCCCATAGGAGTCGAGCATCCCTCCATTCCAATCAACTTATTCATCTAAAAATGTCTGCGATAAACCCTAATCAAAAAGCCTTTACTTAGAGTAAACTAAGTTTAATCAGATTGTAGATCAATTAATATTGAACATTTATTAAACTAAAAAATCTAATTTGTTTTCTAAAAAAAGCTCATAATATTTTTTTAACTTTTAAAAAAATCATTTCTAGTGTTATTGAAATAATGAAATTGCTCAGACATATTAACATTTATAACCATTAAAAGATCATTCAAAAAATGCTAATTTTATAATTATGAAATGTTCACTTAAAGTCCGTTTTCTCTATTGACGTTTTTATATTTCAACACTCTGTAAAGTAAAAAAGCTAGCATTCGCTAGCTTTTTTGTTTTTATCAAAAAATTCTTGAGAACTATCCTTCAAAAAATTCAAAATTAAATATGAATTGATGGTCATTCTCCTATTAATACAGAGAGCCAACATATATATATCTGTAATTTTGTTTAATATAATTAAAATAGTCGTTAAAGTATTGTTAATATAATTAATAACTCACAAATTTTGTGTATTGCAAAAATATGGTATAATACTCAAGATACAGTTTTATTCTATAGAATTTGGAGGGTAAAAGATGCCTTCTTTACATATAAATTTTTTACAGTATTTACAGAATGGATTAGATATCCTAATAGTTTGGTTTGTTATTTATAGATTAATTATCATTATTCAAGGGACGAAGGCTGTCCAACTCTTAAAGGGTGTTACAATCATTATTGTTGTAAAAGTATTAAGCAGCCTATTTGGACTGCATACCTTACAATTTTTAATGGATCAAGCATTAACATGGGGATTCTTGGCGGTTATTATTATCTTTCAACCTGAATTAAGGAGAGCACTAGAACAGCTTGGACGTGGCCGTTTCTTCTCTAGAACGACAGGTAGTGGGATTAATGACCGAAATGATATTGTTGAAAACATTGCAAAGGCCACTGAATACATGGCTAAACGAAGAATAGGTGCACTTATTTCATTTGAGAGACAAACAGGTATGGGTGACTACATAGAGTCCGGTATTCGTATGAATGCTAATTTATCATCAGAATTATTGATTAATATCTTTATACCAAATACACCACTACATGACGGAGCGGTAATTATACAAGGTGAAAAGATTACAGCAGCAGCCTGTTATTTACCTTTGTCTGAGAGTGCATTTATTTCAAAGGAATTAGGAACGAGACATCGAGCGGCAGTTGGTATCAGTGAAGTTACTGACAGTATTACGATTGTGGTTTCCGAGGAAACAGGTGCAGTTTCAGTAGCAAGGAATGGAAATCTATACAGAGAATTATCAAAAGACGAGCTTATAAATTTATTAAATACTGAACTAAAATCACCAGAAGAGTCCACTACATCTAAATGGAATTGGAAGGTGAAACGTAATGGATAATTTTATGGATAATCGATGGATATTAAGAGGAATCGCTTTATTAGTAACATTATTACTTTTCATGTCTGTCAATCTAGT
This genomic interval from Gottfriedia acidiceleris contains the following:
- the rocF gene encoding arginase, with product MLKDISIIGVPLDLGQTRRGVDMGPSAIRYAQLHERIERMSYQVEDLGDILVERTPVIEDNSEHNLKNLKSVKETCEKLAAEVDEVIKRNRMPLVLGGDHSIAIGTLAGVSKHYNNLGLIWFDAHGDLNTAETSPSGNIHGMSLAVSLGHGHDLLTKIGGYFPKVKPENVIIIGARDLDEGERAIIKELGIKVYTMHEIDKLGMTKVMEESIDHLKGCDGVHLSLDLDGLDPIHVPGVGTPVPGGITYREGHLAMEMLSDADIITSIEFVEVNPILDERNRTAIVAVALIGSLLGEKLL
- a CDS encoding IS1182 family transposase encodes the protein MISNQESFTLSPFMALYDLIVPKDNILRQINELVDFTFVLEELKNKYCLDNGRNAVPPIRMFKYLLLKSIFDLSDVDVVERSKYDMSFKYFLDMAPEESVINSSSLTKFRKLRLKDVELLDMLINKTVEIALEKELIKSTSIIVDATHTRSRYNQKSPKEFLMEKSKLLRKAVYQINEGMRGKFPQKPTTNDLIDEIKYSQKVIQSVEKEESIREYPKVKEKLNYLKEIVEDYEGNLEFSHDPDAKTGHKSADTSFFGYKTHIAMNEERLITAALVTTGEKNDGKYLQTLIEKSCETGMEIDTVIGDTAYSEIDNLQYVNENELKLVSKLNPTITHGTRKKEDEFQYNKDAGMYVCKAGHMAIRKRRQERKNQKKNPRDMYYFDIEKCKKCPFKDGCYKEGAKSKSYSVTIKSTEHKEHAQFQESEYFKEKSKERYKIEAKNSELKHRHGYNVANSTGLLGMEMQGAMAIFAVNLKRILTLMKEEK
- the cdaA gene encoding diadenylate cyclase CdaA yields the protein MPSLHINFLQYLQNGLDILIVWFVIYRLIIIIQGTKAVQLLKGVTIIIVVKVLSSLFGLHTLQFLMDQALTWGFLAVIIIFQPELRRALEQLGRGRFFSRTTGSGINDRNDIVENIAKATEYMAKRRIGALISFERQTGMGDYIESGIRMNANLSSELLINIFIPNTPLHDGAVIIQGEKITAAACYLPLSESAFISKELGTRHRAAVGISEVTDSITIVVSEETGAVSVARNGNLYRELSKDELINLLNTELKSPEESTTSKWNWKVKRNG